GCGTGCGCTGGCCATGGCGGTGTTGGAGATGCAGGGGGTGCCACGCCATCCGCCCTATACGTACGGGCGGCACCACACGATGGCGTGGTTGATGATGGCCCAGGTCTCCGAGTGGGCGGAGCGCCGCTCGCGCGTGAGCGCCGCCGTGGCACGCGCCCACGGGGTGCGGCCCGGCGAGCAGAAGGGGCCCTGGATGAGCCCGGGGGTCCTGCGGCAGGCCATGGAACCTCCCGAGGAAATGATGGCGGGCCTCCAGGAGGCGGCGGACGCGGACCCGGAGTTCATGGAGCTGATGGAGAAGTACGAGGCGTCGCTGCTCCTGTCCATCCTCGACGGCCGGACACCGGAGGTGCTGCACGGGGAGGAGTGGCTGTGGCTGACGGTGGTGTTGCGCGAGCCGCTGCGGTTGGGGCCGGACGGGATGGCGCCCCAGGTGGATGTCGAGGCCTTGCTGGGCAGGCTCGACGAGGAGGTGAAGCAGGCCGTGCTGTCGCGGGTGGACGCGGCCAGCCGGGATCGCTCGTCGCCACCAGAGGCGCAGCAGTGGTTCGAGTGGGCCTACAAGGCGTTGCTGATGCGTCCGCTGGCCTTCTTCGGGGCGTTCGCGAAGGCACGCGAGGCGCCTCTGCTCGAGCGCTTCGAGGGGGAGGCGGTGCTGGTGGGCGAGTTGCGGCGGCGCGAGCGGTGGCGCGCGGAGGACCTGGAGCCCTACCGGCTGAACCTGTCGGCGCGTGGAGCGCACGGGGCCGAGCAGCGCGTGCGGCGGCTCCAGGCCCTGTTGCGCGGGGAGTCGCCCGGGCCGGGCTCGCGCCTGAGGGTGTGACGTCAGGGAAAGGTCACGCCACGCACGGTGAGGGGGCGTGCTCCGCCCGCCTCGCCCAGCTTCAGGAGGAAGGAGCCCGGGGTCTGCTTCGCCGGGGCCTCCGCCTCCACCACGAGCCATGCCCGCTCTCCCGGCCCGAGAGGCCCGGACTGCCACACCCGCACCACCCGCAGCCGGACGCCTTCCGTGCTCACGAGCTCCGCGGCCTCCAGGCCTTCCACCGTCCAGGGCCGCGTGCTTGTGTTCCGCACCCTCAGCTCCAGTGCCACCCTCCTGGGCCTATCGGCCTGGTAGCTGTGTGCTTTGACTACCTGGGGTGCCTCGCCAGGGCGTTGGGTGATGCCTTTCGTGATGTCGCGCACCCTGATGCTTATGCCCTGCCCTACCAGCTCGGCGTCGAACAGGTCCGTGAGGTCCCCGGGGCGCGGCCCCTCCGGGCGGGTGCGCTCCTGCGCCAGCGCGGCCTCGCACCGCTCGGCCCGCTCCCGCTGCTGCCGGGACTCCTGCCAGTGCGACTCGCACGAGCGCGTGTTGCGGTACACCCGCACATGGTGCTCGGCTTGGGTGGCATGCGGCACCAGCCGGAAGGTGACGCTTCCAGGCACCTGGGTGTCCGCGAAGCGCACCACCAGCGTCAGAGGCTTGTCCGCTGGCGGCGCGTCCGAGGGCAGCAGTGTCACCATGCCCAGCTCTCCGTTCACCGCCATCCCCACCGCTCCTCCCTCCACCATGACACCGCCGGGTTGTAGTGGCGCGTCGGCGAATACCAGCGTGGTGGGCTGGCCGGGGCTGATGCGCACCGGGTGTGGCTCTCCGGCGTTCTCCGCCGTCAGCTCCAGGTAGCGCGCGCCCGAGGTGTCCCACTCCTCGGAGCGGGGCGAGGCGGGCGTAGAGGTGAGGAGCACGAGCAGCAGCGGGGCGGTGAGCAGGGTGGACACAGGGCGACCTCCGGGGTGGCCCAGACGGGCAGGGCCTCCGAAGTCGTCCTCTACCACTTCTAACGTTCCTCGTACCGCCACGCCTCGCCGAAGCCCTCCACGGGATAGAGATCCCCACCGTTCAGGGTGACGGCG
The sequence above is drawn from the Archangium gephyra genome and encodes:
- a CDS encoding SEC-C domain-containing protein; translation: MSSRNEPCPCGSGQKYKRCCLGEFRRAGGIVLPAPPPRRGRPTGVDAVTAEAAVLAEDVLCSPARLQRMSEGLVLLRELFRPDGPLAFLRWSWDEFVPVIERHIHRVTEEVEDMDERRALLFARCAPELLGPERVERFNQGFRRVLMEPGRTLEERRALAMAVLEMQGVPRHPPYTYGRHHTMAWLMMAQVSEWAERRSRVSAAVARAHGVRPGEQKGPWMSPGVLRQAMEPPEEMMAGLQEAADADPEFMELMEKYEASLLLSILDGRTPEVLHGEEWLWLTVVLREPLRLGPDGMAPQVDVEALLGRLDEEVKQAVLSRVDAASRDRSSPPEAQQWFEWAYKALLMRPLAFFGAFAKAREAPLLERFEGEAVLVGELRRRERWRAEDLEPYRLNLSARGAHGAEQRVRRLQALLRGESPGPGSRLRV
- a CDS encoding DUF2381 family protein, which produces MSTLLTAPLLLVLLTSTPASPRSEEWDTSGARYLELTAENAGEPHPVRISPGQPTTLVFADAPLQPGGVMVEGGAVGMAVNGELGMVTLLPSDAPPADKPLTLVVRFADTQVPGSVTFRLVPHATQAEHHVRVYRNTRSCESHWQESRQQRERAERCEAALAQERTRPEGPRPGDLTDLFDAELVGQGISIRVRDITKGITQRPGEAPQVVKAHSYQADRPRRVALELRVRNTSTRPWTVEGLEAAELVSTEGVRLRVVRVWQSGPLGPGERAWLVVEAEAPAKQTPGSFLLKLGEAGGARPLTVRGVTFP